The genomic stretch GAACGGCGTGGCGGGCATCGCCGCCCTCTCACTCGTCGCGTACCTGGACCTCGGGTTCGGGGCGCTCCGGTCCTTCTATCACGGTGCGACGATCTTCATGGCAGCGTTCGACACCGGCGGTTTTGCTCCACAGAGCACCAGCATCGCCTACTACCACTCGGCACCGTTCGAAATGGTCGTGGCCGTGCTCATGGTCGCCGGAGCGATGAGCTTTGGGGTCCACTTCGCACTGTGGCGTCGCAGGTCGGTGCTCGGCAACCTCGAGACGAAGACGATCCTGCTCACGTTCGCAGGGACGCTGATCATCACACAGATCGGACTCGCGATGGCAGGCACCTACCGCAGCATTGCCGGACTCGGGCGCCAGAGCTTCTTCCAAGTGCTTTCCGCGCACACGGGTACCGGCTTCTCGACGGTCCCCTCCAAGGAACTGGCCATGTGGGGTGGGTTGGCATTCGGAGGAATGACGATCGCGATGGCCCTCGGAGGAATGGCCTCGTCGACGGCCGGCGGAGTCAAGTCGCTTCGGGTCGGCCTGGTACTGCGCTCCATCGGAGCACAGGTCAAACAGGTGCTGTTGCCCGAGGGAGCCGTGATCTCTCACCGCTTCTGGCAGAACGGCCCCAGGACCCTCACCGACAATCTCAAACAGGCCGTCATGGCCATCTCCTTGCTCTATGTGGCCCTGTACATCTTGGGTGCCGGCATCGCGCTCGCAGTCGGCATCCCTCTCCAGCAAGCACTGTTCGAATCGGTGAGCGCGGCGGCGAACGTCGGCCTTTCGGTCGGTGTCACGACTCCCTCCATGCCCGCGGCACTCAAACTGACCTACGCCTTCCAGATGTGGGCCGGCCGGCTCGAGTTCATCGCAATCTTCGCCCTCATCGGATTCGCATGGTCGCTGGTGAGAGGGAAATGATGCGCACGTTCGCTCTCCTGCTCATCGTCGCCCTGCTGCTGCTCGTCGCCTCTCCCGCCCTGGCGGCCACGGCCACCGTGAGCGGCGCGCAGCTGATCGCAAACCCCGCAGCCTTCGACGGGAAACAGGTCACGATCTCCGGAGAGCTCATCGGTGACTACGGCTTCCGAGATGACGGCACCGTCTGGGCACAACTCAATGACGACGCATACGCCCTCTCGCCGTTGCGTGCCGGTGGAAGCCTGCGCGGGGCGAACACCGGTATCGGCATCCACGCAGACAAGGCGTTCTTCGTCTCGCTCGATCCGCCAGGACGGTACAACCGAGTCGGTCCGATCGTGAGTGCCACGGGCACATGGCGCTACCACGATCCCGGTCGGGGTGGAGAGAGCTACCTGGAGGTCGAGTCCCTCGAGGTCGTCAAGCAGGGGTACCCTGTCGGCGAGAACACCCGGCCCGCCGTGGTGGTCGTCGGCCTCCTGCTGGCGATCGCCGCCGCGGCTCTGCTCGTCTTCGGCGCCGCGGTCAGAGCCAAGGAGTAGCAGGCGGCACCGGTCGTCTTCGTGTGCCCGATCAGGGCTCGTACCGAAGCCGGCCGCCGTGGTCGCCCCGCGATCCCTCATCGACGTCACGTTCGATACGAGATGACGAAGGACGGCATACGCGTGTGACGTGATCCGCCGTCCC from Actinomycetota bacterium encodes the following:
- a CDS encoding TrkH family potassium uptake protein, with translation MLLRPTQDDLKLIGYNVARMLLISAVAGLIPLAWALAAREWAPAADFLVMVGLYAVLGALGLILRPQKDRLDWSHGMVVVALIWLIVPIVGAVPLALSGHFAGWLDAFFDAMSGITTTGLTLVQDLDHMASSMVIWRHVLHFLGGQGIIIAALSLFSGAGTATLYYGEARDDQIFPSVRSTARFIWLVSILNGVAGIAALSLVAYLDLGFGALRSFYHGATIFMAAFDTGGFAPQSTSIAYYHSAPFEMVVAVLMVAGAMSFGVHFALWRRRSVLGNLETKTILLTFAGTLIITQIGLAMAGTYRSIAGLGRQSFFQVLSAHTGTGFSTVPSKELAMWGGLAFGGMTIAMALGGMASSTAGGVKSLRVGLVLRSIGAQVKQVLLPEGAVISHRFWQNGPRTLTDNLKQAVMAISLLYVALYILGAGIALAVGIPLQQALFESVSAAANVGLSVGVTTPSMPAALKLTYAFQMWAGRLEFIAIFALIGFAWSLVRGK